One Acidobacteriota bacterium genomic region harbors:
- a CDS encoding TAT-variant-translocated molybdopterin oxidoreductase — MPDKKYWRSLGELGETAEFRRWLESEFPAAMPELSGSSRRSFLRLMGASMALAGLTACRWPKETILPFARRPEGHVPGVPERYATAMDVGGAASGLLVTSYDGRPVKVEGNPRHPASRGATDALAQAAVLELYDPDRSTRLVRREGGQQVHPAWSDFDGFAAAAFGDLRARGGRGLHVLTAASSSPSFRRMAAEFRQAFPQARWHEYEALSRDSEREGIRMAFGRPLRSHLRLARAAVIACFDADPIFDHPAALAQARDFADSRRRVDEADPSRLYAVESAYSLTGAVADQRLPVAPAEVGRVLIAVAGELARRGLFPGGAGLAADGLEPRAAAFAAGLAEDLAAHAPDVVLAVGPRQPAVLHALAHLINAALGAGGATVSYTADPDGDRPSHFQAVTELAAAIDAGSVDTLLIIGGNPAYDAPAELGLAEKLGRVRQSIRLGLYEDETSELCSWHLPMAHFLETWGDARAWDGTVSVAQPLIAPLYDGRSAIELLSLLTTGVLTSGHQIVRRTLRHWLGEVGFEKAWRRSVHDGVVAGSALEPITVRPSASAMDRLRPELAALAGSAAVKGAVDLVFTRGATYDGRYANNAWLQELPDPLTKLTWDNALMVGPSTAEALGAEHGELVALEVDGRRLEVPVFVAPGQARGTASLALGYGRRRAGRVGTSVGVDAYTLRTVAGAGWIEGVRVTPLGRSYPLSCTQDHFAIDQLGRDETGRRAGELVREADLAEYREQPDFVRHRVHEMEPMSMWKEWEYDGHKWGMAIDLNTCIGCSACVVACQAENNTPVVGKERVGEGREMHWLRVDRYYKGEPDEAGIAFQPVACHHCEDAPCESVCPVAATVHDSEGLNVMVYNRCVGTRYCSNNCPYKVRHFNYFNYHKNLTELESLVHNPEVTVRSRGVMEKCTYCTQRIQAVKIQAANEQRPIADGEIVPACAQVCPTQAIVFGDLNDPESRVARAHAHRRAYGMLEELNVKPRTRYLGKVRNPPPGGGGHGSKEHH, encoded by the coding sequence GTGCCCGACAAGAAGTACTGGCGCTCTCTCGGAGAGCTCGGAGAGACCGCAGAGTTCCGCCGCTGGCTGGAGAGCGAGTTCCCGGCCGCCATGCCGGAGCTTTCCGGCTCTTCCCGCCGTTCTTTCCTGCGACTGATGGGGGCCTCGATGGCCCTGGCGGGGCTGACGGCCTGCCGCTGGCCGAAGGAGACCATCCTGCCCTTCGCCCGCCGGCCGGAAGGACATGTCCCCGGTGTGCCCGAGCGTTACGCCACGGCGATGGACGTGGGCGGCGCGGCCTCGGGCCTGCTGGTCACGAGCTACGACGGGCGCCCGGTCAAGGTGGAAGGCAATCCGCGCCATCCCGCCTCGCGGGGGGCCACCGACGCGCTGGCCCAGGCGGCGGTGCTCGAGCTCTACGACCCCGACCGGTCGACGCGGCTGGTGCGGCGGGAAGGGGGCCAGCAGGTACACCCGGCGTGGAGCGATTTCGACGGCTTCGCCGCCGCCGCCTTCGGCGATCTGCGTGCCCGGGGCGGCCGGGGGCTGCATGTGCTCACCGCCGCCTCCTCTTCGCCCAGCTTCCGGCGGATGGCTGCCGAGTTCCGCCAGGCCTTTCCCCAGGCCCGGTGGCACGAGTACGAGGCGCTTTCCCGGGACAGCGAGCGCGAGGGGATCCGCATGGCCTTCGGGCGCCCGCTGCGCAGCCACTTGCGGCTGGCCCGGGCGGCGGTGATCGCCTGTTTCGACGCGGACCCGATCTTCGATCACCCCGCGGCGCTGGCCCAGGCCAGGGACTTCGCCGATTCCCGCCGGCGGGTGGACGAGGCGGACCCCAGCCGGCTCTACGCCGTGGAGAGCGCCTACTCCCTGACGGGCGCGGTCGCCGATCAGCGGTTGCCGGTCGCTCCCGCCGAGGTGGGGCGCGTGCTGATCGCCGTGGCCGGCGAGCTGGCGCGCCGGGGCCTTTTCCCCGGGGGAGCCGGGCTGGCGGCCGATGGCCTCGAGCCCCGCGCGGCGGCGTTTGCGGCGGGCCTGGCCGAGGACCTGGCGGCTCACGCTCCCGACGTGGTGCTTGCCGTCGGCCCCCGGCAGCCGGCCGTGCTCCATGCCCTGGCCCATCTGATCAACGCCGCTCTCGGTGCTGGAGGCGCGACCGTTTCCTACACCGCCGATCCGGACGGCGATCGTCCGTCCCACTTCCAGGCCGTCACCGAGCTGGCCGCCGCCATCGACGCCGGTTCCGTGGACACACTGCTGATCATCGGCGGCAACCCGGCCTACGACGCTCCGGCGGAACTCGGCCTGGCGGAGAAGCTGGGCCGGGTGCGGCAGAGCATCCGGTTGGGGCTCTACGAGGACGAGACCTCCGAACTCTGCTCCTGGCATCTGCCGATGGCTCATTTCCTCGAGACCTGGGGCGATGCGCGGGCCTGGGACGGCACGGTGAGCGTGGCCCAGCCGCTGATCGCGCCGCTCTACGATGGGCGCAGCGCCATCGAACTGCTCTCCCTGCTGACGACGGGGGTCTTGACGTCCGGTCACCAGATCGTGCGCCGCACCCTCCGCCACTGGCTCGGCGAGGTCGGTTTCGAGAAGGCCTGGCGCCGCAGCGTTCACGACGGCGTGGTCGCCGGCTCGGCCCTCGAGCCCATCACCGTCCGCCCCTCCGCCTCGGCCATGGATCGTTTGCGGCCGGAGCTGGCGGCTCTCGCGGGTTCCGCCGCGGTCAAGGGAGCCGTCGACCTGGTCTTCACCCGGGGGGCCACCTACGACGGTCGCTATGCCAACAACGCCTGGCTCCAGGAACTGCCGGACCCCCTGACCAAGCTGACCTGGGACAATGCGCTGATGGTCGGGCCTTCCACCGCCGAGGCGCTGGGGGCCGAGCATGGCGAGCTGGTCGCTCTCGAGGTCGACGGGCGTCGTCTCGAGGTTCCGGTCTTCGTCGCGCCGGGCCAGGCCCGCGGCACCGCTTCCCTGGCCCTGGGTTACGGTCGCCGTCGGGCGGGGCGGGTCGGCACTTCGGTGGGGGTCGACGCCTACACCTTGCGTACGGTGGCCGGTGCCGGCTGGATCGAGGGGGTTCGCGTCACTCCCCTCGGTCGCAGCTATCCCCTTTCCTGCACCCAGGACCACTTCGCCATCGACCAGCTCGGCCGGGACGAGACCGGTCGACGGGCCGGCGAGCTGGTGCGGGAGGCGGACCTGGCCGAATACCGCGAGCAGCCTGATTTCGTTCGGCACCGGGTCCACGAGATGGAGCCGATGTCGATGTGGAAAGAGTGGGAGTACGACGGCCACAAGTGGGGCATGGCCATCGACCTCAACACCTGCATCGGTTGCAGTGCCTGTGTCGTGGCTTGCCAGGCGGAGAACAACACTCCCGTGGTGGGCAAGGAGCGGGTCGGCGAGGGGCGGGAGATGCACTGGCTGCGGGTCGACCGGTACTACAAGGGCGAGCCGGACGAGGCGGGTATCGCTTTCCAGCCCGTGGCCTGCCACCACTGCGAAGACGCTCCCTGCGAATCGGTCTGCCCGGTGGCGGCGACCGTCCATGACAGCGAAGGGCTCAACGTGATGGTCTACAACCGTTGCGTGGGCACGCGCTACTGCTCGAACAACTGTCCCTACAAGGTGCGGCACTTCAATTACTTCAATTACCACAAGAACTTGACCGAGCTCGAATCGCTGGTTCACAACCCGGAGGTGACGGTCCGTTCCCGTGGTGTGATGGAAAAGTGCACCTACTGCACCCAGCGTATCCAGGCGGTGAAGATCCAGGCCGCCAACGAGCAGCGGCCGATCGCCGACGGCGAGATCGTTCCGGCCTGCGCCCAGGTCTGCCCGACCCAGGCCATCGTCTTCGGCGACCTGAACGATCCGGAGAGTCGGGTCGCCCGGGCCCATGCGCACCGGCGGGCCTACGGCATGCTCGAGGAACTGAACGTCAAGCCGCGTACCCGCTACCTGGGGAAGGTTCGCAATCCTCCCCCCGGTGGCGGTGGGCATGGATCCAAGGAGCACCACTGA
- a CDS encoding cytochrome c3 family protein: MESDRRFVFPKWANHIRTIIGLALVGGPVYLVVVVWLGFSPKTINAGYQPVQPVPYSHALHVGKLGIDCRYCHNTVEVGAKAAIPPTQTCMNCHQRVRATSDKLALVRQSHATGEPIPWVRVHDLPDYVYFNHSAHVTRGVGCVECHGRVDRMEEVRQVAPLSMGWCLDCHRNPDVHLRPPQYVTQLDWAPEEDRAEVGRQVREKRNLQPSTDCSTCHR, encoded by the coding sequence ATGGAATCTGATCGCCGTTTCGTATTCCCCAAGTGGGCCAACCATATCAGGACGATCATCGGCCTGGCCCTGGTGGGCGGGCCGGTCTATCTCGTCGTGGTCGTCTGGCTGGGCTTTTCGCCGAAGACGATCAATGCCGGGTATCAGCCGGTCCAGCCGGTGCCCTACTCCCACGCCCTCCATGTGGGCAAGCTGGGTATCGACTGCCGCTACTGCCACAACACCGTCGAGGTGGGGGCCAAGGCCGCGATCCCCCCGACCCAGACCTGCATGAACTGCCACCAGCGGGTCCGGGCGACCAGCGACAAGCTGGCTCTCGTCCGCCAGAGCCACGCCACGGGCGAGCCGATCCCCTGGGTCAGGGTGCACGACCTGCCCGACTACGTCTATTTCAACCACTCGGCTCACGTGACCCGCGGTGTGGGATGCGTGGAGTGCCACGGCCGTGTGGATCGCATGGAAGAGGTCCGGCAGGTGGCTCCGCTGAGCATGGGCTGGTGCCTGGACTGTCACCGCAATCCCGATGTCCACCTGCGCCCCCCCCAGTACGTGACCCAGCTCGACTGGGCGCCTGAGGAGGATCGTGCCGAGGTCGGTCGCCAGGTGCGGGAGAAGCGTAACCTTCAACCCTCCACGGACTGCTCGACATGTCATCGATGA